One genomic region from Capra hircus breed San Clemente chromosome 18, ASM170441v1, whole genome shotgun sequence encodes:
- the KLK13 gene encoding kallikrein-13: MWPLAAAISFLTVAWSGGISREYPKILNGTNGTNGFLPGGYTCTPHSQPWQAALQVHGRLLCGGVLVHPRWVLTAAHCLKEGYRVYLGKHVLARVEAGEQVREVARAIPHPQYQSSPTHLNHDHDIMLLELKSSVQLTRHIQTLPLSRQHCLPPGTCCRVSGWGTTTSPQVTYPQTLQCANIELRSDEECHRVYPGKITPNMLCAGTKEGGNDSCEGDSGGPLVCNGKLHGIISWGDFPCGQPNRPGVYTRVSQYVPWIQETIRKGKTWQQEWAKGPQ, translated from the exons ATGTGGCCCCTGGCCGCCGCGATCTCTTTCCTGACGGTGGCCTGGTCAGGAG GCATCTCTCGGGAGTACCCCAAGATTCTCAATGGCACCAATGGGACCAACGGGTTCCTCCCTGGTGGCTACACCTGTACCCCCCACTCTCAGCCCTGGCAGGCAGCCCTACAAGTGCACGGGCGGCTGCTCTGCGGGGGGGTCCTGGTGCACCCCAGATGGGTCCTCACTGCAGCGCACTGCCTAAAGGA AGGGTACAGAGTGTACCTGGGCAAGCATGTCCTGGCGCGTGTGGAGGCTGGGGAGCAGGTGCGGGAGGTGGCTCGAGCTATCCCCCACCCTCAGTACCAGAGCAGTCCCACCCACCTGAACCATGACCACGACATCATGCTTCTGGAACTGAAGTCCTCCGTGCAGCTCACCAGGCACATCCAGACCCTGCCCCTCTCCCGCCAGCACTGCCTGCCCCCCGGCACCTGCTGCCGGGTGTCTGGCTGGGGCACCACCACCAGCCCCCAGG tgACTTACCCCCAAACCCTCCAATGTGCCAACATCGAGCTTCGCTCAGATGAAGAGTGTCATCGAGTCTACCCGGGGAAGATCACACCCAACATGCTCTGTGCCGGCACAAAAGAGGGTGGCAATGACTCCTGTGAG GGTGACTCCGGGGGTCCCCTGGTCTGTAACGGAAAACTCCACGGCATCATCTCCTGGGGAGACTTCCCATGTGGGCAGCCCAACCGGCCTGGTGTCTACACCCGGGTTTCTCAGTATGTTCCGTGGATCCAAGAAACAATCCGAAAGGGGAAAACTTGGCAACAGGAATGGGCGAAGGGCCCACAATAA